From Medicago truncatula cultivar Jemalong A17 chromosome 7, MtrunA17r5.0-ANR, whole genome shotgun sequence, a single genomic window includes:
- the LOC120577040 gene encoding protein NRT1/ PTR FAMILY 2.8, with the protein MEEMKNENESNERQDPLANFSHSSSTKNKKGGWKSVKYILGNETFEKLASMSLIANLVVLVYMHTQYNMDTTFSVEVFNIWSGLVNFIPLVAAYIADAYVGKFHMLIFGGIASLLGMGFMSLGAGHSSLRPPSCPTLSDCIKPTGVQLSILYLGLGFFAIGSGCLRPCNIAFGADQFDTKTAKGKAQLESFCNWWYFLFTVALLIALTGVVYIQTNVSWFIGFIIPTGCFTVSLTIFLLGQCTYIKLKPKGSVLSDLVKVIVASIRKHHIDIKKDSELSFYDPQLSSNESEDSRNVKLAHTNRFRYLDKAAVITNQNEIDSNGNSIDNWRLCSLQQVEELKAILSTLPIWLAGIGCFISMGQANSYGILQGLQIDRSIGTKFIIPPAWMGLVPMIFLSSWIVLYEKIYIPFTKTATSNGKRLSIGQRITIGIIFSIVGMVVSGLIEVRRRDNALKHGTFQSPTRIWWLIPQFGLSGLVEAFAAIPMMELLTSYWPDSMKTLGGAVFFLSLSIASWLSNLLIKIIVALTKENGGPQWLGGNDLNKNRLEHYYYTIAAFGVLNLLYFVFFARRFLSSDVLQRQTRSEARDSDLSTFSEL; encoded by the exons ATGGAAGAGATGAAGAATGAGAACGAGTCTAATGAAAGGCAAGATCCTTTAGCAAACTTTTCTCATTCCTCttcaaccaaaaataaaaaaggaggaTGGAAATCTGTCAAATACATTCTTG GAAATGAGACATTCGAGAAATTAGCTTCAATGAGTTTGATTGCCAATTTAGTTGTACTTGTATACATGCATACACAATACAACATGGATACAACATTTTCAGTTGAGGTTTTCAACATTTGGTCTGGTTTAGTAAATTTTATTCCATTAGTAGCTGCTTATATTGCAGATGCTTATGTTGGAAAGTTTCATATGCTTATATTTGGCGGCATAGCTTCACTTCTG GGTATGGGATTCATGTCTCTAGGTGCTGGTCATTCATCATTAAGACCTCCAAGTTGCCCTACTCTTTCGGATTGCATAAAACCGACAGGTGTGCAACTCAGTATCCTATACTTGGGACTTGGATTTTTCGCAATAGGTTCAGGATGCCTAAGACCATGCAATATTGCCTTTGGAGCCGATCAATTCGATACAAAAACCGCAAAAGGAAAAGCTCAGTTAGAGAGCTTTTGCAATTGGtggtattttttattcacagtAGCACTTTTGATAGCTCTGACCGGCGTTGTCTACATTCAAACCAATGTAAGCTGGTTTATTGGTTTCATCATTCCAACGGGGTGTTTCACCGTCTCATTAACCATCTTCTTGTTGGGACAATGCACTTATATCAAGTTGAAGCCGAAAGGAAGCGTCTTAAGCGACTTGGTGAAAGTAATTGTTGCTTCAATTAGAAAACATCACATTGATATCAAGAAAGATTCTGAACTCTCATTTTATGATCCACAATTATCTTCTAATGAGTCAGAAGATTCAAGAAATGTGAAACTTGCTCATACAAATAGGTTCAGATATCTTGATAAAGCCGCGGTGATtacaaaccaaaatgaaattgaCAGCAATGGAAATTCAATTGATAATTGGAGATTATGCAGTTTACAACAAGTGGAAGAATTGAAAGCAATATTATCCACTTTACCAATTTGGTTAGCAGGAATtggatgttttatttcaatggGACAAGCAAATTCATATGGAATTTTACAAGGATTACAAATAGACAGATCAATTGGAACAAAATTCATTATTCCACCAGCTTGGATGGGATtagtaccaatgatttttctttcatcATGGATTGTGCTTTATGAAAAAATCTACATCCCTTTCACTAAAACAGCTACCTCTAATGGTAAAAGATTGTCAATTGGTCAAAGAATAACAATAGGAATTATTTTTTCCATTGTTGGCATGGTTGTATCAGGACTGATTGAAGTGCGTCGCCGCGACAACGCATTGAAACACGGAACATTTCAATCACCTACAAGAATTTGGTGGCTTATTCCACAATTTGGTTTATCTGGTTTGGTTGAAGCATTTGCCGCAATTCCTATGATGGAGTTATTGACATCATATTGGCCTGACAGTATGAAGACATTAGGCGGTGCTGTGTTTTTTCTAAGCTTAAGCATTGCAAGTTGGTTGAGCAATCTTCTTATAAAGATTATTGTGgctttaacaaaagaaaatggtGGACCACAATGGTTAGGAGGTAATGATTTGAATAAGAATAGGCTTGAGCATTATTACTACACTATCGCTGCATTCGGAGTCTTGAATCTGTTGTATTTCGTGTTCTTTGCTCGTCGGTTTTTGAGTAGTGATGTGCTACAAAGACAGACTCGGAGTGAAGCAAGGGATTCAGACCTTTCAACTTTTTCAGAGCTATGA